A stretch of DNA from Campylobacter suis:
TGGGGTTTATAGATAAAATAGCAAAGTGGCAAGATAGCCGCTTTCCTTGGGTATTAATGGTTATAGCAAGTATATCACTTGTGCTTATTGCCCACTCTGTATTTCAAAAGTATCTTTATATGCCACCTTGTGAGCAGTGTGTATATATAAGAGTAGCATTTTTAATAATGGCAATAGGTGGCATAATAGCTATAATAAATCCAAGAAATTTAGTTTTAAAACTACTAGGATATGGCTTTGGATTTTGGGGTGCGATATATGGCATGATGTGTAGTATAAAGCTAGCTAAAATTCATGCAGCTATTCACGGTGATGATGCAGATCCATTTGGAGTTCAAGGTTGCTCTACTGAACCAAGCCATATACTTGGCTTACCACTTGAGAAGTGGGCACCTGATTGGTTTATGCCTCTTGGAGATTGTGGTAAAGAAGATGCCATAGTTCCTGATGGTGTGATATTAAGTAGTATACAAGAGTACTTTATAAATCTTTA
This window harbors:
- the dsbI gene encoding protein-disulfide oxidoreductase DsbI, whose translation is MGFIDKIAKWQDSRFPWVLMVIASISLVLIAHSVFQKYLYMPPCEQCVYIRVAFLIMAIGGIIAIINPRNLVLKLLGYGFGFWGAIYGMMCSIKLAKIHAAIHGDDADPFGVQGCSTEPSHILGLPLEKWAPDWFMPLGDCGKEDAIVPDGVILSSIQEYFINLYTEAGGWYLIPSKHFLSMADCTLMGFGLCFVILAVMLVSFILSKLRQAN